agtcgaaaccgcccttgtctcgactgggctgcctaagtgttattgggccaaaagcttgttggactatctgttgactgggctgcatgtgttTCTGTTACTGTTTGTTTGCGAAGATGTTAGGGCAGGCCCAATGACCTAACTGTTGAATGTGTGCATtttaagtgtgtctatacgtgtttgctatacgtgattacttgtaccccaacttgacctatatttggtaaccatgctaggacgtggtgaccaacgtgtttgaccaagtaaaatatctaccgagcaacccaaggtgagttcacaacctaaagcatgcgttcccggtggtttgggaaacggaactacaaacaacactattcccttatgagggatacaacttacttttcttcccttgttattgggaacctttagttaattactgtttatacggattgcaaccaacggcactaaacgaaactctatcactcaagtccgtactacttaataccgattagtcgccggggccaggcgaacgggttattagttgatagcgctatttaggttttaccaacctcacaccgtgccatggtatgggatcggtcgtgaactaatgtactcaggcatccgtcaatgatgatagaacattgacatcggggcatcctgcggaaacgcaaacggttacctagtgttcggtattggaaaaacagtttagtcgctaacttttggggtagctccccatggcatgtataaacgagtaaattaactggtgaaacaagtttttggtaattaaaactggacaactagtgaactcactcagcattattgttgacaccttactgcatggtttgcaggtaaccagtgactgaggagctgctgcttgggaatgtgtagtgttcgtcaaaacccgtgtgttgggttttaattatctCGAACTTTGAACTAtctttttggtttatgcttccgttgtttttgtttaaactaattatcgaacttaaactacgatgttgctaactactttagatagcaagtattttactattaaccaatgcttagtataattggtggctggatcctggtcagtcacgccctcaagcggatgttactccgcaggtggaatttgggggtgtgacaattttaaTTCCGCGCTTAACCAGGAGGATAGTTCTATGGGATCCTCTTCGGTTTCTATTGGGATGAGGGAGTTCCAAGATTGTGTGAATGCTATGGACGTTTTTGATATTAACCGAGTAGGGTTTCAGTTTACATGGAACCAAAAGCCTAAGCAGGGAATCGGTTTGTTGAAGAAAATTGACCGAGTGTTGGGGAATACTCCTTTTGTTGCTGAATATCCCAACTCGGTGGCTGTTTTCAAGCCTTATAGGCTGTCGGACCACTGTCCTTGCATTTTATCATTTCCTGATGCTGGTAAGATGAAGCCTCGTTCTTTTAAGTTCGCTAATTTCCTGGTTTTTAAACCAGAGTTTTTAGATATCGTTAAAAAGTCTTGGGAGTCTAGTGTGAATGGTGTGCATCAGTTCAGGGTTGTCAAGAAGTTACGTTTGCTGAAAAATCCTCTGCGATCATTGTTATTTAAACAAGGAAATCTACACAATAAAGTGATATCTCTTCGCTCAAAGTTGGATGAGTTACAGCAAAAAATTGATCAGGATCCGTTTAATCTTGATCTTAGGGCAGCCGAGTCTACTACGAGCCGTGATCTGTAGGAGGCTTCTTTGGATGAAGAgcgatttttaaaacaaaagtctAAGGTGGATTGGTTGAGGGCGAGGGATATGAATTCTGCTTTTTTTCACTCCTCTTTGAAAATCAGGAATCATTATAACCGTATAGATGTAATTCACGATTCGGAAGGAAAGCTATATGAAGGTGATATGGTTTTTTCAGCTTTCGTTAAGCATTATGAGAAGTTTTTTGGCTCTCAAGGTGATATTTCTCTCACTCCGGCTCCAGATTTATTCTCTAAAGTTCTATCTCCCCAGGTTGCTACTCATATGGTATGTCCGGTAACTGCGGAGGAAGTGAAAAAGGCGATGTTTTCTATTGGGATTGATAAGGCTCCTGGCCCGGATGGCTATACAGCGGGTTTTTTCAAAGGGGCATGGCCTATTATTGGGAATGATATTACTTCTGCTGTCATGGATTTTTTTGAAACTGGTAATCTGCTTCGGGAATTGAATCATACAACTATTGTTCTTATCCCAAAGGTTCCTACTCCGTCGAATGTCAGTGACTATCGACCGATTGCTTGTTGTAATGTTTTATACAAGTGTATCAGTAAGATTATTGCGGATAGGATTAAAGGCGCGCTAAACGATATCGTCAGCGTTAATCAATCGGCTTTTGTTCCGGGCAGGAGAATCTCTGATAATATTCTTCTAACTCAAGAATTAATGCACAACTACCATAGACATTCAGGGCCTCCTAGATGTGCTTTTAAAGTTGATATCCAGAAAGCCTACGACACTGTTGATTGGAGTGTTCCCAAAAACGTGTTGCTTGGATTTGGTTTTAACGATAAGATGGTGAATTGGATTATGGTATGTATCTCTTCCGCTTCCTTTTCGATCTGTGTTAATGGTTCTGTGCATGGGTTTTTCAAGGGTAAGCGTGGTTTAAGGCAAGGGGATCCACTTTCCCCTTACTTATTTACCCTAGTTATGGAGGTTTTGACAGCTATTCTTCAACAAACTGTTCGTATTGACTCATCTTTCAAATTTCATAACAAATGTGAAAAGCAGCGAATTATCAACCTATGTTTTGCGGACGATTTATTCCTTTTTGCTAGAGGAGAAGTCAGCTCGGCGAGGTGTATTATGACATCTCTTTCAAAGTTCACAAAGATGTCGGGCTTAGTGCCTAGTAATCAGAAGAGTACGATTTTCTTTTGTAATGTTACTGACCGAGTCAAAGATGCTATTCTGGATTTTATGCCGTTTGTCGAAGGAAAATTGCCGGTCAGGTATCTGGGTGTGCCTCTTATCTCGTCTAGACTTGGTTATAATGATTGCCGGGTGCTTGTGGATCGTTTACAGAAACGTATTACAAACTGGAGGAACAAGTTACTCTCCTTTGCGGGAAGGTTACAACTTATTATTTCGGTTCTTTCATCCATACATATTTTTTGGTCTTCTGTTTTTATGCTTCCGGCTCGTCTGGTTCATGAGCTTGAATCCATAATGCGGAATTTTTTATGGTCGCAAGATTCTTCGTTCTCTAAGGGCAAATCTAAAGTTTCTTGGAAATCTGTTTGCACTCCGAAGTATGAAGGGGGTTTGGGTATTAGACGTATTGGAGATATGAATAAAGCCCTAATGACTAATCATATTTGGAGTATTATTTCTAAGCGAGAATCCTTGTGGGTTGAATGGGTGCACAATTACAGGTTAAAAGGTAATAATTTTTGGGTTTGTAAAATGCCCACTAATTGTTGTTGGTCTTGGAGAAATCTGATGCAGTTGAGGTCGCTTATCAGAACTCATGTTTGGTCAGAAATAGGCAATGGAGCTAATACTTCAGTCTGGTATGACTATTGGTGTGATTTGGGTCCTTTGGGAGATTTTTTGTCTCCCAGAACCATTACTGATGCTGATTTTAGATTGAAGGATTCGGTGGCTAACGTTTATTCGAATGGTATTTGGACCTAGCCGGTAGCATGGAGAGATCTTTTTCCGGTTCTTATTCAACTTGACCAAGTGCATTTAAATCCGGCTAAACTTGATAGACTATTATGGCGAGATGGTGATGCTATAAATGATTTCTCTACGTCGGTTGTCTGGCATTCGGTTCGGCACTCGGAACCTGAAGTGAATTGGTGTAGTGTTGTTTGGTTTGCTCAATGCGTTCCTCGGCATGCCTTTATGATGTGGTTGATCATTAAAGGTAAATTACTTACACAAGATAAAATTCTACAATGGGATTTTTCGCGAAGAAAGAACATGAACATGATGTGTTGTCTCTTATGTTATAAGAATTATGACTCGCATACTCACTTATTTTTTGAATGCAAATATTCATCTCAAGTTTGGAGTATAGTCCGTCAAAAAGTGGGTATGAGTTCTGTTCGGCCGAGATGGGTGGATATTGTGGATTGGCTTCTTGTTCGGGCGAGATCAAAATTGGTAACGGTTTATGTTGCAAAACTTATGGTTGCGGCAACTTCATATTACATATGGCAAGAAAGGAATGCAAGGTTATTCAAAAATCAGGTAAGACCTCCGGAGAAACTGAGTGAAATTATTATAATGACGGttagatacaagttgatgggAGCGAAACTAAAGAATAATGATCGAGTGCGGAAGTTGCTTGGAGAATGGGAGATTCATGGGATAGCAAATAACGATGATGGAGGCTGATTagagttgtttgtttatcattaTCTCTAGAGTTTTAGCCTAGTTGTCACGATGTTTTTTGTTTTGGTTTCATTGGTTGTTATTTGTTTCCACTTTCATGAGGCatgtctcatgattgaactagtgtaggctttctacactacttgttttatttggttgtgaatataCAGAATCACCGGGGTATCCCTTTACCAAAAAACATTAtgcatacaccatgatattcaagcaacgcaagttatcattctagaaattcagaaataaacacacaaaagttcaagataaaccttctcctaagatgatcaccgagaGTTTTAGCCgcacatagcttggtgaatcatcataacaaaGAGTTCAATGTTCACACAAATCGAAatcacaaaccgaatgttagaaattgttcCAAGCCAAGCAAAATCACCCAAAATCGCCCCTAGTCCGTTCTCCCACTGATCAATCATGAGAATAACCCAAAGACACAATAAAACTGATTTTAATGATAGCAGTTACAATTTTCCGCAGCTTCCACcataacttacggtgccaccctAAGTTACGGTGGACATAAAGTTGTTACGGTGAGTCTCTTCTGATTTACGGTGAAATTCAGGTGAaattcaggtccaccgtaaattacgtggaaccgtaaattacggtggaaacCTGAATTTTTCACTTTGATTCATCTTTAGTTCCACGCGCGACCCGTTCAACTCCAAACCGTCCAAAGCTGCGTTTTATCCACTTTAAGCTCccgaaccgcacctgaaacataagcaactgtagtcatctaattcaagataattacgcgattaagtgaaggattaattcatcttttaacatgattaagggttgtccaatggaccacccgtcaatcAGCATAGcagtttttggttttatgcaggTAACATACTTTTGGCGAGAGTGTCGCTATTGAGCCCAGATTGCACAGCCCTTTTGAAGACCACTTTTGACTTTTGACTATTGTAGTGTGATAGACGATTTGGACAAGGGTGATGTGACCCTGTAGTCCCTTTTGATGAATGGTACATTGTagaacatgtaaaactgtatttGTGGTCATTGATATATGAAAGCTCAATCGCAACATTCTCATTACATACATTGTTGAATTACTTGTTTACGCTATGATTGGGATGTTATGTGTTTACTTACGTTGATAAATGatattacaaatgcatgttacatacttactatacttattatgacctgaccgatgcaatcttcttatagaagatgcctccacgaagAGAAACTCGATTGCCCACAACAGAGACTGAGTTACAAGCACAGATTTCACGAGCGATAGTACAGCATGAGGCCCTGCGCTCTGAACATAGCGGGGGTACCTCAggaaacaacccacctcatggtaatgtttaagtctCTAAAAACACATTACGTTACACTTGGACATTCCATGTGCTATCGCTAATGCTTgctgtgaatgatgttgcttgtacAGGTTGTACCTATAAGCAGTTCTTAGACTGTAAGCCTCTGAATTTCGACGAAACTGGGGGTGCTGTAGCTTTTGTAAGATGAACAGAGAAGACTGATTCTGTCctaagaatgagcaaatgtgcgctgGAGCACCAGGTCACCTACATCTCGGGACTTTTTCTTGATGGTGctctatcctggtggaatctccaagttcaGACCTTGGGAGAAGAAGCTGCTTATGCCATGTCATGGGAAGAAATGAAGGAGCTCATGCGAAAGAAGTACTGCTCAAGGGCCGAGATCCAAAAGTTAGAGACTGAATTTTGGAACCACAAGATGGATGGCCCAAAGATTGCTGAATACGTGCAGAGATTTCACGACTTATCTCGCGTCGTTCCTTACATGGTTGAGCCGGAGTTCAAGTGCGTCGAGCATTTCATTTGGGAATTAGCACCctaaatcatgagcatggtaacaacatctaagcctccaacaatcactgaggctatTGATCTAAGTGTGGCACTAACTGAAGAGGCAATTAGGTTGAACAAGTTCTCGATCTCTGAccagaagaagaaggagactcacgttgagtcgtccggtgagaacaaaaggaagttctcaaatTTTAAGAAAGGTACCAGTAGCGCCAACAAGAAGAAGGATGTGAACCCACCAGTCGAGGTCAAGACTGGTGCTGAAGTCAAAGGAAAAGGATATATGGGCACTATGCCCAAATGTGATGTGTGCCAGTACCATCATGCTGACTAGTGCAGAGTTAGGAAATTTGAATCTTGTGGGAAGGTTGGCCATTCGAAGGAGTCATGTTGGGCTGGTACTGGTCGTGGTAACGGTGGTCAGAGAGAATATGGTAATGGAAACAATAACCGCAGTGGTAATGGGTATGGAAACCGcaatcaaggaggaaatggcggtaATGGTAATCGTGGTAATTTTGGGAATCAAGCTGGTAATGTAAACCGTGGAGCAAACAACAATCAAGGTGgtaatggaaatggaaatggttgGCGAccaggttgttttaactgtggagatGTGGGgcacttcaagagagaatgcccaAAGCTCAATCAAGCtcaaggaagggttttcaacatcggAGCTAGGGAAGCTCGCTAGGATCCGAACGTAGTTACTGGTACGTGCCCTatcaaccaacgctttgcatctgtactgttcgaccaactacaaggttcaagtttttactccaagatcgatcttcgatcaggttatcaccagttgagaatacaagaggagagtattccAAAGACTGCcattagaactcgatatggacattatgagttcctggttatgccgtttggtttgacaaacgcgccagcagtgtttatggatttcatgaatagagtctgcaagccatatctcgataaatttgggattgtgtttatcgacgatattttgatttattcgaagaTGAAGGAAGAGCATGAGCATCATCTAAGAGCTATCTTAGAGCTGCTCAAGAAAGAGAAAatgtacgcaaagttctcgaagtgcgagttctggttgcgtgaagttcagttccttggtcacgtggttaacaaagatggaattcatgtggatcccacaaagatcgaggcgatccaGAATTAGGAGACTTCGAAGACGCCAAGCGAGATCCGCCAGTTCcgaggtttggctggttattaccaCAGATTTatcgaggatttttcaaaaatcgctcaacctttgacctccCTCACGCAAAAGGACAAGAAGTATGAATGAGGAGATAAGCAAGAAGAAACTTTTCAAttgttgaagaacaagctttgcgACACACCGATTTTgtccctacccgaaggcactgatgacttcgtggtatattgcgacgcctcacgtcaaggtttaggctgcgtgctgatgcagggacagaaggttatagcctatgcttcgcgccagttgaaggttcacgagaaaaattacaccacgcatgatttggaattaggcgcggtggtgtttggattaaagatctggcgacattatttatatggcacccgatgcacgatctttactgatcacaagagcttGCAGCATATAttcgatcagaaagagcttaatatgagacagTGCCGATGGGTGGAGCggttgaacgattatgattgtgagattaagtatcacccagggaaggcgaatgtcgtagcagacgccttgagtcgga
This genomic stretch from Helianthus annuus cultivar XRQ/B chromosome 8, HanXRQr2.0-SUNRISE, whole genome shotgun sequence harbors:
- the LOC110900556 gene encoding keratin, type I cytoskeletal 9-like, coding for MPPRRETRLPTTETELQAQISRAIVQHEALRSEHSGGTSGNNPPHGCTYKQFLDCKPLNFDETGGAVAFVTYISGLFLDGALSWWNLQVQTLGEEAAYAMSWEEMKELMRKKYCSRAEIQKLETEFWNHKMDGPKIAEYVQRFHDLSRVVPYMVEPEFKVRKFESCGKVGHSKESCWAGTGRGNGGQREYGNGNNNRSGNGYGNRNQGGNGGNGNRGNFGNQAGNVNRGANNNQGGNGNGNGWRPGCFNCGDVGHFKRECPKLNQAQGRVFNIGAREAR